AGACATAATTTGAAGCTGAAccagacaaatgagaaaattatctgaagaaatgtttctctgagatggcacatatttcttcagaaattcaagatgggtCTCCCAAAGATGAACCCACTGGTTCAGAAGCCTCCATTAGACCTTCTttgtatgattatacaactggggactcagttttgagatctatgattgaagaatatgcttttcaggctttgtctgaggaactggtgatcaaaaggccacactacacatatcctgtctctgaaacagatgacacaaatgattttctttcactcacatttccacaaaaactttggaatatagttgaaagtgatcagtttgtatctatttggtgggatgacaCAGGCACATGTatagtgatcaatgaagaactctttaagaaagaagtcttggaaagaaaggatcCTTTCAGAATATTTGAAACCAAGAGTATGAAAagtttaattcgacagcttaaccTTTATGGATTTCATAAAAAGCggcaaactgttcaaagatcggcttcACTAcctgtctttctggaagaagaaaacaacatctctcttttgagtaaggtattccaaaattttcacttattGCCAACATGTCAGATTAAaccatgtgacctagaaagcatgttcatatatgtagctaaaacagaatttaaacttgagataacaagttgttgaaaaagttttatattttttaagttgaaaacaGCTGGAGGTTAAAATATTGGATGTTAAcaaacattcctttttttttttttagttttttatttttttaattttaaaatctttaattcttacatgtgttcccaaacatgaacccccctcccagacAGAAGTTCTGAAgctaaagtggtatttactgtatatatacaacatactTTTAGTTGAGCATATTctttctaacatgttacctgttaaaactaccaacagggGTATTTGATTTGATGTTATTTATTTGGTTCCATTAAAGGAATACGTTTTTATAACTTAGCTTTGTTTGTCAGTTTTACCTTGGTttataaagaaactaaataatttaattctttgATTTTAGTTACAGACCTACTATAATCCAAATTTCAAAAGAGGCCATCCCCAACTTTTAGTAAGAATGCAAAGAAGAGTTGGAATTAACAATGTGTCTCCAATATCTTCATTAGTTCAAGGCAACAAGAAGCATGCTAAAGCAAGTGTCAAAAAAGATGATCATAACTCtgaatttcttccagaaatgagTGGAGAGAGTGCATTTCCAGCCTCCACAAGTTTAAGTGTGCCTTTCATACAAAAGCCTCATACCAGCCAGGTAGTCGCTAATACAAGTGCCCTATCTCCATGTGCCTTACCTACCCCATCAGCAATATCAGTTAGACACACAGACCAGATTGTGGTAGATCAACCTGAAGTTTTACAAAAGTTGAGCAGTTTTAATTGGCACTCAAAGAGCAGCTGCACTCAAGTAAATGGCCACGTTGAGGACTTTGCTGCTACAACTGCATCTACTTCTCGGAACCACATCGAATCTCCATTACAGAGCAGTTATTCTGGACTGATGGTGGAACCTTCTAAATTTCCAGACAGGCATAGCGATATGTCAGCCCGTGACAGTCCTTTTCTTAACCTGCAAGAGAGAGGCAACTCATGGTTCTCAGTACCAACAATCGCTTATACAGCTGCCTCCTCTCTTCCGAGTAAACTCATCAACAATCATCAATATGTGAAAACCATCCTAATTAAAACTGACCTATCAAATACGTGTCAGATTATGGAGCCTAAAGGAGATTGAAATTTATATTCGGAGATGTCAACAGATGTCTACAATTCTTGTATTTGAACAATAAATTTCCATGTTCATCttcatagtttcattttttaattttcaaacaaGGAAGAGTAAAATGAGGCTTTAGTTCAATGGTTGGCTATTTTAATGCATGGTTTTATAAACACGTCAGTTCAAGAAAACATTCGTTATGCATCCTAGGTAAATGACACCTGATATAATATTTGTAAgcaagaaaatgagaacaaagggaaaagaggTAATGGGTGTAAAGTGATTTCTGAAATCATCCCTGATGAAATGAAGGGGTGCTAAATTAGGATGGTATGGGTGAAGGAAGAGATGcaaataaagttagaaaaatgaaaatacacagtATGAACTTTGGTGCATTCACACATTACATTCTATTAGTTACTGGTAGAGTCTTAAAAGGTTAGACAGCAGATTGCTTTCATTATAGAAATTCATTCTGTCCTTGAAAATATAGATATTGCAGCATGTTCAAAATCTTGATCACAATTATGCCATCAGTGTGATAACAAAGATAACATGACATAATCAGTGACTGGCCCATGGTCAGCACAAGATATGTACTTTACAAGTGGTATTCTTAGTAGTATTCTATACTACTTTACAAGTGGTATTCTGGCATGCTAACTAGTTACGCGACCCCCGAGCGGTCGGCGTCCCCCAACTTCTTAGAGGGACAAGTGGCGTTCAGCCACCCGAGATTGAGCAATAACAGGTCTGTGATGCCCTTAGATGTCCGGTCATTTTCGTCTGCTGTCCTTAAGGACCCTCTTTATTTCCTGACACCAAGATTCCACCCTATAATTCCAAATGCATTTTTAGACGTTGCTTATCTGTCGCCACAGAGACAGAATAAATTCCTGGTggtgactgcagcacatcagcatGGTTCAAAAGTTCTTGAACAACATGATATCTGTTTTCCTTAGTAATTTCAGTATCTTTCTCTTATACTGTGCTTCTGAAGCTACAATCACGCAAATTATTTTCAATCATGCTAAGCCCCTTCTCACAACTTTGTCTCAACACTTTCTTCAGATTGGAAGGAACTTATGTTTGCCCTCCCATGAAGGAGAGCACAGATATCAGGTCCTCAATGTATCTTTTACATCAGCTGAAACATAGATCCTGCCAATCACACATTTTAAGTGCTTACTGAATTATCAATGAAGAAACGTAATAACCAATCAAATGCTCTACACATTACTCAACAACATTCTATAACCTGCACTACTATCATAATTCGCCTTTGCTATTTACTGAGAAAATTTTCccagttgataaatatttattatatttacatgGATGTACGACTTCTCGGGAGGCATGTATTCCCGTGTTTTGAAGAATATTTCACGTTTtcatgtcatttttctcttgtgttatttTGCTGCGTCAATCAAAGTCCTTTGCATAGGCAAATAGGAGTAGATGCTTTCCTGGAGTTCTCTTACTTTTTGGAGGACCCAATAGGTGTTGACAATTTAATCTCGGATTCCCCTGCcctttgtaaatccagcttgaacatctggaaactcatggttcacattctgttgaaacgtggcttggggaattttgagcagttctttgcgactctgtgctgttgctgctgctgctaagtcgcgtcagtcatgtccgactctgtgcgacccgtagacagcagcccaccaggctctgccgtccctgggattctccaggcaagaacactggagtgggttgccatttccttctccagggcatgaaagtgaaaagaaaaagggaagtcactcagtcgtgtctgactcttcacgaccccatggactgaagcctaccagactcctccatccatgggattttccaggcaagagtactggggtgggtttccattgccttctccgcgaCTGTGTGAGATGTATGCAATTAAGCACttgtgtgaacattctttggattgcctttctttgcggttggaaagaaaactgaccatttGCAGTCCTCTGGCCGCAGCTGAgtctcccaaatttgctggcatatagagggCAGCACACTCGGAGCatcttctttcagaatttgaaatatctcaactgaattccatcacctcctcgaGCTTTGTTGGTAAGTATGCTTCCTAAGTCCCCTAGACTTTGTATTACAGGACGTCCAGcgctaggtgaatgatcataccatcgtccttcactgggtcatgaagatcctttggGCATAGTTCATCTGTTtattcttcccacctcctcttaacagcttctacttctgttatgtccataccatttctgtcctttattgtgtccacctgtgtatgaaattttcccttggaatctctgattttcttgacgagatcagTAAGGATAcaattctatttatttcctttatttattggcTTTGATAACTGTGAAAGATGTTATCTCTTTTTACTATTCCTTagaactctgcatccaaatgtgtatcgtttttctttttctcttttcgtTTAGCTTCACTACTCTTCTCAGCTCTCTTTGAGGCCAGGTaactttctgttcagttcagttcagtcgctcagtcatgtccgacgcatTGTGACCAccaaattgcagcatgccaggcctccctgtccatcaccaactcctggagttcactcagactaacgtccatcgagtaagtgatgccatcgagccatctcatccactgtcatccccttctcctcttgcccacaatccctcccagcatcacagtattttccaatgagtcaactctttgtgtgaggtggccaaagtactggagcttcagcttgagcatcattccttccaagggaatcccagggctgatttccttcagaatggactggttggatcttctttcagtccaaggaaatttcaaggttttttttttttttttccaacaccacagttcaaaggcatcagttatttggcactcagccttcttcacagtccaactctcacatacatacaatgacttcaggaaaaaccataaccttgactagacggaccttagtcagcaaagtaatgtctctgcttttgaatatactatctaggttggccataacttttctaccaaggagtaagtgtcttttaatttcatggctgcagtcaccatctgcagtgattttggagccccccaaaaagtaaagtctgacactgtttccactatttctcctctgtttcccatgtagtgatgggaccagatgccatgatcttcgttttctgaaagttgagctttaagccaactttttcactctcctctttcactttcatcaagaggctttttagtcccttttcactttctgccataagggtggagtcatctgcatatctgaggttcttgatatttctcccagcagtcttgatgcCAGCCTGTGTTTCCTCCTGTaaagcatttctcgtgatgtactctgcatagaggttaaataagcacggtgaaaatatacagccttgatgcacttattttcttcttcttcttctttttttttttttttaattcttatttttactttattttactttacaatactgtgttggttttgccatacattgacatgaatccaccccgggtgtacatgtgttcccaaacaagAACCCCcgttccacctccctcccaataacatctctctgggtcatccctgtgcaccagccccaaacatgctgtatcctgcatcagacatagactggcgattctattcttacatgttagtatacatgttacaatgccattctcccaaatcatcccaccctctccctcgccctcagagtccaaatgtctgctctacacatctgtgtcttttttgctctctcacacacagggtcctcattaccatctttctaaatcccatagaTATGtatcagtatactgtattggtgtttttctttctggcttacttcactctgtataataggctccagtttcatccatctcatcagaactgattcaaatgtattgtttttaatggctgagtaatactccattgtgtatatgtatcacagctttcttatccattcatctgctgatggacatctaggttgtttccatgtcctggctattataaacagtgctgcgatgaacattggggtacatgtgtctcttttaattctggtttcctcggtgtgtatgcccagcaatgggattgctaggtcataaggcaactctatttgccattttttaaggaatctccacactcttctccatggtggctgtactagtttgcgttccccccaacagtgtaggagggttcccttttctccacaccctctccagcatttattgcttgcagatttttggatcgcagacatgctggtgtgaagtggtacctcattgtcattttgatttgcatttcgctaataatgagtgatgttgagcatcttttcatgtgtttgtcagccatccatatgtcttctttggagaaatgtctatttagttctttgtcccatcttttgattgggtcgtttattttcctggaatggAGCTGCATAAGttgattgtatatttttgagattagttgtttgtcagttgcttcatttgctattatcttttcccattcagaatctgtcttttcaccttgcatataatttcctttgttgtgcagaagcttttaattttagctagatcccacttgtttatttttgcttttatttccagtattctgggagatggatcatagaggatcctgctgcaaTTTATgccggagagtgttttgcctctgttctcctctaggggttttatagtttctggtcttaggtttagatctttgatccattttgagtttatttttgtgtgtggtattagaaagtgatctagtttcattcttttacaagtggttaaccagtttttccagcaccacttgttgaagagattgtctttactccattgaatattcttgcctcatttgtcaaagataaggtgtccaaatgtgtatggatttatctctgggctttctattttgttccgttgatctttatttctgtctttgtaccaggaccatactatcttgatgactgtgactttgtagtagagtctgaagtcaggcaagttgattcctccagttccattcttctttctcaagattgctttggctattcgaggtttttgtattcgATGCAAACcttggaattattt
The sequence above is drawn from the Ovis aries strain OAR_USU_Benz2616 breed Rambouillet chromosome Y, ARS-UI_Ramb_v3.0, whole genome shotgun sequence genome and encodes:
- the LOC132658993 gene encoding heat shock transcription factor, Y-linked-like, which translates into the protein MAHISSEIQDGSPKDEPTGSEASIRPSLYDYTTGDSVLRSMIEEYAFQALSEELVIKRPHYTYPVSETDDTNDFLSLTFPQKLWNIVESDQFVSIWWDDTGTCIVINEELFKKEVLERKDPFRIFETKSMKSLIRQLNLYGFHKKRQTVQRSASLPVFLEEENNISLLSKLQTYYNPNFKRGHPQLLVRMQRRVGINNVSPISSLVQGNKKHAKASVKKDDHNSEFLPEMSGESAFPASTSLSVPFIQKPHTSQVVANTSALSPCALPTPSAISVRHTDQIVVDQPEVLQKLSSFNWHSKSSCTQVNGHVEDFAATTASTSRNHIESPLQSSYSGLMVEPSKFPDRHSDMSARDSPFLNLQERGNSWFSVPTIAYTAASSLPSKLINNHQYVKTILIKTDLSNTCQIMEPKGD